From one Methylomonas paludis genomic stretch:
- a CDS encoding calcium-binding protein, translated as MANFSFFQAVDMTHLAAWSGTETAASSTTISLQDNLGDSATYYGSFHYSGQKLSGGYITGMDDYQNNSLYFKVNNVHLAVLNAFRLLNSGNAQKLLNQTLTGNDNITGSTGDDILQGGKGNNTLTGGGGNDTFLVSSGTTTITDLGLGADVLQVAKGAKAIANLQAAWTATAASHNAGHATLNSNGYALDLAAAGGSQGYQINNSGAATTLQGSAFADTLTSFAVNDSLTGGLGKDTFIIKALNNQITDLGLGADKLQVTAGASVFAQLAAAWTATSATHNDGAATLSSPGFAVNLAAASGKLGYIISNTGAATSLIGSASADTLQSGLGSDTLTGGKGNDTFIINGSQVTIKDLGKGADVLQVQAGASVSANLAAAWTATAATHNDGNATLLTHAKALNLSAVTSGNGFELINTGKATSLTGSNFNDTLIGGSGNDILNGGQGQDVLTGGGGKNVFVFTTLNCTETITDFVTGKDHLKFSAAEYSGLNSHHSKLSDAQFYAAPDAVTAGNAEIRFVYNTNTGDLYYTPQGNAGSAQEIAVLGIATHPVLQYTDIQISH; from the coding sequence ATGGCTAATTTCAGTTTTTTTCAGGCAGTTGATATGACGCACCTGGCTGCCTGGTCCGGCACCGAAACCGCCGCTAGCAGCACGACTATTTCTCTGCAAGACAATCTCGGCGATTCAGCCACTTACTATGGCTCATTCCATTATAGCGGCCAGAAATTAAGCGGCGGTTATATCACCGGAATGGATGATTACCAGAACAATAGCCTGTATTTTAAGGTTAACAACGTACACCTGGCTGTGCTTAATGCGTTCCGGCTGTTGAATAGCGGCAATGCGCAGAAATTGCTCAATCAGACCTTAACCGGCAATGACAACATCACCGGATCAACCGGCGACGATATTTTGCAAGGCGGCAAAGGCAATAACACCCTAACGGGCGGCGGCGGCAACGACACCTTTTTAGTGTCCAGCGGCACAACCACCATCACCGATTTAGGCCTGGGAGCCGATGTACTGCAGGTAGCCAAAGGCGCCAAAGCCATCGCCAATTTACAAGCAGCCTGGACAGCCACCGCAGCCAGCCATAATGCCGGCCATGCCACCCTAAACAGTAATGGCTATGCGCTTGATCTGGCGGCAGCCGGCGGCAGCCAGGGCTACCAGATCAACAATAGCGGCGCAGCCACCACCCTGCAAGGCTCGGCATTTGCCGACACCCTGACCAGCTTCGCGGTAAATGACAGCCTGACCGGCGGTTTAGGCAAAGATACTTTCATTATCAAAGCGCTAAACAACCAGATCACCGACTTGGGCCTGGGCGCCGATAAACTCCAGGTCACCGCAGGTGCCTCAGTGTTTGCCCAGCTTGCCGCCGCCTGGACAGCCACATCAGCCACCCATAATGACGGTGCCGCCACCCTCAGCAGCCCCGGTTTTGCCGTCAATCTGGCAGCCGCATCCGGCAAACTGGGTTATATCATCAGCAATACCGGTGCCGCCACCAGCCTGATCGGCTCGGCATCCGCCGATACCTTACAAAGCGGCTTGGGCAGCGATACCCTGACCGGCGGTAAAGGCAACGACACCTTTATTATTAACGGCAGTCAAGTCACTATCAAAGACTTGGGCAAAGGTGCCGATGTCCTGCAGGTACAGGCCGGCGCCAGCGTCAGCGCCAACCTGGCCGCCGCCTGGACAGCCACAGCCGCCACCCATAATGACGGCAATGCCACCCTGCTTACCCACGCTAAAGCGCTTAACTTATCCGCAGTCACCAGCGGCAACGGCTTTGAATTGATCAATACCGGCAAAGCCACCAGCCTCACCGGCTCCAATTTCAACGACACCCTGATCGGCGGCTCAGGAAATGACATACTCAACGGCGGCCAAGGCCAGGACGTATTAACCGGTGGCGGCGGCAAAAACGTATTTGTCTTTACCACCCTTAACTGCACCGAAACCATAACCGATTTCGTCACCGGCAAAGACCATCTAAAATTTAGCGCCGCCGAATACAGCGGGCTGAATAGTCATCACAGCAAACTCAGCGACGCCCAGTTTTATGCCGCACCAGACGCCGTAACGGCAGGCAACGCCGAAATACGATTCGTTTATAACACCAACACCGGCGACTTATACTACACCCCCCAAGGCAACGCCGGCTCCGCCCAGGAAATCGCCGTCCTAGGCATCGCCACCCACCCCGTACTGCAATACACCGACATCCAAATCAGCCATTAG